The following coding sequences are from one Lolium rigidum isolate FL_2022 chromosome 6, APGP_CSIRO_Lrig_0.1, whole genome shotgun sequence window:
- the LOC124666921 gene encoding disease resistance protein At4g27190-like — protein MTDKTERGAMASYCYIMTSTEPWPSLLSSDIPPLRLISLQQMLCLILRPEGEVVVIDGYGGLGKTWAAKAALRTARNSSHFDTYIWVSLSESSSVRRCVEKIATCLSIDIGEELLSSRISVMIEEHLATRKFLLVLDNAYFVEENILRRMGIPDPTEQNFGSKVIVTTRTVRARSVVKPSIVITPQALSYRASCDLLREKIGKDIDPGLINNCFGIPLSLILLAGALCDVPTQVEFLQIIREAFLAQEPKISVFATMIRLVNFGYRHLPTDNARHCILYCLRFPADEPISMKDLIISWKLNGMIQEARDYHEANCIGMEHIHVLLKHGLMHFEGDDHIRMHDVIRETISGLGRANGHVEQPGRYSQLESGRYFDDDVQSGTLFLRGIRHMRTISEDFFCRVGMLKELDLSSTQIIILPQSISRLFHLQMLLLVGCGQLEKIQHIGSLEMLEVLNASDCVSLKEVECGSFDHMKLLKILDLSKTSIECLPSLAACMELSQLLLQDCPCLKSEQSAETNDKSFDARFIKFPYGVSKKGAVRNLHVGASNDLVDWMDILWLPCGLTFELSDRFGMRISQDVNQTSKTYVHASHANLFQSLDNESPLWLSSFRKFHIVISPKFDQTMDHDFRAAKTKFSYADAHSSDFDSFLEINCVRITNDIEGILSRAELISLKCVTETDQVCNLNTGKLTAARELWIEEFHQLENLFLVEEVHVLSRMNKLHNIWISNMENLASFSQNMEVLTSFSCLVHLHFDCCPKLNFLFPSSLQLPNLRSLSIRFCDSLERVFDEPIDAEYALPELQSLQLWELPELSCICGGVLPSLKDLKVRGCAKLKKIPVGVTENSPFFTKIIGEARWWNDLVWDEEGIKRWTLFRKWGPLLPKFATEG, from the coding sequence ATGACTGACAAAACAGAAAGGGGTGCCATGGCATCCTACTGCTATATTATGACATCAACTGAACCTTGGCCAAGCTTGCTAAGTTCTGATATACCACCACTTCGGTTGATATCGCTCCAACAAATGCTTTGCCTAATTCTTCGGCCAGAAGGCGAAGTGGTTGTCATCGATGGCTATGGTGGCTTGGGAAAAACATGGGCGGCAAAAGCTGCACTTAGAACTGCAAGGAATTCAAGTCACTTTGATACTTATATTTGGGTTTCGTTATCTGAAAGTTCTAGTGTGAGACGGTGCGTCGAGAAGATAGCAACATGCCTTTCTATTGACATTGGAGAAGAACTATTATCATCCAGAATTAGTGTCATGATCGAGGAACATCTCGCAACAAGGAAGTTCTTGTTGGTTCTCGATAATGCTTATTTTGTCGAAGAAAACATCTTACGGCGCATGGGAATTCCGGATCCTACAGAGCAGAATTTTGGTTCGAAGGTCATTGTGACCACAAGAACGGTGAGGGCAAGGTCAGTTGTGAAGCCATCAATAGTAATAACGCCACAAGCTCTCTCATATCGGGCCTCATGTGATTTACTGCGCGAGAAGATTGGGAAAGATATTGATCCAGGCTTAATTAACAACTGCTTTGGCATTCCATTGTCACTTATCTTACTGGCTGGTGCACTTTGTGACGTGCCTACACAAGTAGAATTCCTACAAATAATCAGGGAAGCTTTTTTGGCTCAAGAGCCCAAGATATCAGTGTTCGCCACCATGATTCGCCTTGTCAATTTTGGTTACCGTCATCTTCCTACTGATAATGCTAGGCACTGCATCCTATACTGCTTACGCTTCCCTGCCGATGAGCCAATTTCTATGAAAGACTTGATCATCTCCTGGAAGCTAAACGGTATGATTCAAGAAGCTAGAGATTATCATGAGGCTAACTGTATTGGTATGGAACATATTCATGTGCTCTTAAAACATGGTTTGATGCATTTtgagggtgatgatcatatccgcATGCATGATGTCATTAGAGAAACAATATCAGGACTTGGACGGGCCAATGGCCATGTGGAACAACCTGGAAGGTACTCTCAACTTGAAAGTGGAAGGTACTTTGACGATGACGTTCAGTCGGGGACACTATTTTTAAGAGGAATCCGCCATATGAGAACTATATCAGAAGATTTTTTCTGCCGTGTGGGAATGCTTAAAGAGCTAGACCTGTCATCTACTCAAATTATAATCCTACCACAATCCATTTCTCGTTTGTTTCATCTCCAGATGCTTCTACTAGTGGGATGTGGACAATTGGAGAAAATTCAGCACATAGGATCGTTGGAGATGCTTGAGGTACTTAATGCATCAGATTGTGTCTCCTTAAAAGAAGTAGAATGTGGTTCATTTGACCATATGAAGTTGCTCAAGATCCTTGACCTTTCCAAAACATCTATCGAATGCTTACCATCTCTAGCTGCGTGCATGGAGCTTAGCCAACTCCTGCTACAAGACTGCCCATGCCTCAAGTCTGAGCAAAGTGCAGAAACAAATGACAAGTCCTTTGATGCAAGATTTATTAAGTTCCCTTATGGAGTTTCAAAAAAAGGTGCAGTGAGAAATTTACATGTAGGAGCCAGCAATGATCTTGTGGATTGGATGGACATCCTGTGGTTACCTTGTGGACTGACTTTTGAGTTGTCTGACCGATTTGGCATGAGGATCTCTCAAGATGTAAACCAGACCAGCAAAACATACGTCCATGCATCTCATGCCAACTTATTTCAGTCTTTGGATAATGAATCTCCACTCTGGTTAAGCTCCTTTCGAAAGTTTCACATAGTTATCTCCCCAAAGTTCGATCAAACCATGGACCATGACTTCAGAGCGGCGAAGACAAAATTTTCTTATGCAGACGCGCATTCCAGTGATTTCGACAGTTTCCTTGAGATAAACTGTGTCAGAATTACTAATGATATCGAGGGGATTCTTAGTCGTGCTGAGCTAATATCATTAAAATGTGTAACAGAAACAGATCAAGTATGTAATCTGAATACTGGAAAATTGACAGCAGCACGAGAACTTTGGATAGAGGAATTTCACCAGCTGGAGAATCTTTTCTTAGTAGAAGAAGTGCATGTATTGTCTAGAATGAACAAATTGCACAATATATGGATCTCCAACATGGAAAATTTAGCATCCTTCTCTCAAAATATGGAAGTTTTAACTAGTTTCAGCTGTCTGGTGCACTTGCACTTTGATTGCTGCCCAAAACTGAATTTCCTCTTTCCTTCGTCACTACAGTTGCCGAATCTTCGTAGTCTAAGTATAAGGTTCTGTGACAGCTTGGAGAGAGTGTTTGACGAACCAATTGACGCAGAATATGCTCTTCCAGAATTGCAGTCACTGCAACTGTGGGAGCTTCCAGAGCTTAGCTGCATCTGTGGAGGAGTCCTGCCATCGCTGAAGGACTTGAAGGTGAGAGGCTGTGCAAAACTGAAGAAGATTCCAGTTGGTGTGACTGAAAATAGTCCAttttttacaaaaataataggagaaGCGCGGTGGTGGAATGATTTAGTCTGGGATGAGGAAGGTATCAAGCGATGGACGCTGTTCAGAAAATGGGGGCCCCTGCTACCAAAATTTGCAACTGAAGGATGA